The genomic window TCAATTGATGATAAAGATGACAGAATGAAAGCAAAAAATGCTAATGTCTATATGAAAAAATATGATTCTCTTGTTGAGAGTGTAGATGACTACATGCTTTTACTTGGTCGCGGAGAAAACTATACTGAATTTAGGGAAGTGAGAGGGAATACAAAAGACCCTTACGAACTATCAAAATATCTATCAAATTTTTCTGAAGATTCTAAATATTCTAAAAAAATCAGAGACACAATAAAATACAATAGACTCTCAAAATTCGACAAAGAAGAGAAAAAAAGCAAACTTATTATAAATTAGTCGGAAAAAATCCGACAAAAAAATTAGTGAGTAAATCTGCCCTCTTCCTCAAGTTGTCTATTCATCAGTTCAACTTCTCTTGCACCAGAAACAACAATATCGGGATTTAGTTTGTAATTCACATTTAAATCTCTGTCTTTATAGTGGATGCTATTTAAAATAACTTTCATCGCTTCCATTCTTGCTAAATGTTTATTGTCGGAACGGATAATTGTCCAAGGATTTTCGTGAGTATGAGTTTGTCGCAACATCTCATATTTCATTTTTGTAAAATCATCCCAACGATCCTGAGCTTGTAAATCAATTTCACTCAATTTCCATTGCCTTAAAATATCTGTGTGTCGTCGGTCAAATCTCCGTTTCTGCTCATCTTTTGTTACAGAAAAATATAGTTTGATAAAAATTGTTTGATGATTGATGAGGTCTTTCTCAAAATTCACAACTCCATTCATAAAAGTGTGATACTGCTGTTCTGTACAAAAACCAAAAACTGGTTCGACCATTGCTCGGTTATACCAACTTCGGTCAAAAAGTACGATTTCTCCACTTCTTGGCAAATTTTTTACATATCTCTGATAATACCACTGACCTCGCTCTTCGTCTGTTGGTTTTCCAAGTGCAACAACCCGATAGTGCTTCTCGTTCATATATCGAGTTACTCGACGAATTGTTCCACCTTTTCCCGCTGCATCTCGACCTTCAAAAAGAATTACCATTTTCATATTGTTGTCTTCAATATGTTTTTGCAACTTGATCAATTCAGCTTGGTATGGTTTTAACTCCTTGATTTCTCGAAGTTTTCGATCTGCCTTGCTCTCTTTTGTAAAAATCTTCTCTTCTAACTCTTGCAAAGACTCGTATTTGTCAAGCAATTCAATGAGTTTTACCCTTTTGCCATTATGAAAAATATATTCAGGATTAGCTTCCATTATAACTCCTTGTAAATGCTACATTCTACTAAAATTTTATAACCTGCTAATTTAAGCTTTAATTTGGAAACAAAAATGTTAGAATTTTCTCAAACAATAATTACTCAAAAGTAAAGAGGTGAATTATGGCTCAAAAGTCAATCAGAGAGTTTGATGCTAAATCAATTTTAGCCAAACACTGGGACAAATATTTCCCTAACTTCTCATATGCTTACGAGACTGTTTTAGTCGAAAGTGGAGAAGAGTTAAAGAAATGTGCTGACGAAAAAGGTTGGCTAAACGAGAAAACTCTAGTTGCAAAACCAGATATGCTTTTTGGAAAAAGAGGTAAAAATGGTCTTGTTCTTTTCAGAGATCAAGCTGTTGGTGATGTAAAACTAGAAAAAGCTTCTTCTTGGATTAGTGAAAAAGCTGATGGAAGACAGAAAGTTTATTTCTCATTTGATGGTGATACTCCAAAAGGTGAGCCAAAAGAGGATTTATTAACTCACTTTGTTGTTGAACCTTTTACTCCGCACACTCAAGAAGAGGAATACTATATTTCTGCTACAGTTGTTGGTAACGACGATATTCTTTACATGTCTGCTGAAGGTGGAATGGAAGTTGAAGAAGGCTGGGACGATAAAGTTGTAGAAGTAAAATTTGCAATCACAGATACTGAAGAGGATATTGAAGCGAGAATTCGTGCAAATATTCCTGCTGATGTGGCTGAAAAAGATAAAGAGAACTTCGCAAATTTTGCAATTGGTTTCTTTAAAGCATACCGAGAATTGAATTTTGCTTACCTTGAAATCAATCCGTTTGTAATGCAAGGAACAAAAATCGAGCTTCTTGATATGGTTGCAAAACTTGACGACACAGCTGGATTTATGATGGTTGATGAGTGGGGTGATGTTGCTTATCCAACTGCTTTTGGAATGGAAGAGAAATCTCCTGAAGTTAAAGCAATTGAGGAAGCTGACTCTAAATCTGGTGCTTCACTAAAACTTACAATCTTAAATCCAAAAGGTAGAATTTGGACAATGGTTGCAGGTGGTGGTGCTTCAGTTGTTTATGCTGACACAATCGCAGATTTTGCTGTTGCAAACGGTGGCTCAATTGACGACCTTGCAAACTACGGTGAATATTCTGGTGGTCCAACAACTGGTGAAACTAAATTTTATGCTGATACAGTTATTGATTTAATGACTCGAGAACCAGATGAAAAAGGAAAAATCCTTATCATTGGTGGAGCTATTGCTAACTTTACAGATGTTGCTAAAACTTTCACAGGTATTATCCAGTCTTTTGAACAAAATGTTGAAAAAATGAAAGCTAATAATCTGAAAATCTATGTTAGACGAGGTGGTCCAAACTACGAAAAAGGTCTAAAAGATATTAAAGAGGCAGCTGATAGACTTGGATTGTATATCGAAGTTTATGGACCAGAGACTCATGTTACTGATATTGTGAGAATGGCTTTAGAAGCTTAATAAATTGAGTGAAACTATGGATTGGAAAGAGTTCTATTTTTCTCCAAAAGGGAGAATTAATAGAAAGTTGTTTTGGTTAGGACCAAATAATTTAGAATCATGGTTTTTAGGTCTTAACTTAATTACTTTAGGTATTTTTGGGTTATTATCTCTAATTTTAGTCTATATTCCTATCATAAAACACTATAAAGAACTTTCTACAAAAATTGAACCAATAATCCTATTATTTCCAATAGTTAACTTAATATATATTCGTGCAGTTGTTCATATCAAACGACTTCATGATTTAGATAAAAGTGGCTGGATATATCTAATTGGTATTATCCTATCAGCTTTCTTGCCTCTACTTTACTTGATATATATTTTATATGTTGGAGTATTTAAAGGAACAGAAGGAGAGAACCATTTCGGTGAAGACCCCTTGTTGGCAAACAGAGAATAAATGAACGAGGGTTTAAAAGCAGTAGGAAAAGGATTTCTACAACTTGGTAATTACCTTTTTGTAGCTTTTCTCTTTGCCCCCTCTTTTATTGAAAAAAGAGAGATGACCTTTTCCGATGTTGGATTTGGTTTTATATTTTTAGTCTTTTTATATGCTCTTGGAGGTTTTTTAATTTTCAAAAGCACAAAACAAGCAAATAATAACAAAGGAAATTAAAGTCATGGGTGCTTTATTTACAAAAGATACACAAGCGATTTTCTGGAACAACAACAAGAGTGCAATCCAGAGAATGTTAGATTACGATTATACAATCGGACGAGAAAAGCCATCAGTTGCTGGTATTGTTGCACCAACTTCATCAAACAAATTTGATAAGTTTTTCTATGGTGCTGATGAGGTCATGATTCCTCTTTACAAAAACACAACTGAAGCTACAAAAGCTCAACCTCAAGCAGATGTTTTATTAAACTTTGCATCTTTCAGAACTGCTTATGATGTTACGATGGAGGCTCTAAATTTAGATGCTTTTAAAACAATCATGATTACAGCAGAGGGAATTCCTGAAAGACTTGCTAGAGGAATGAACGAATTTGCTCACTCTAAAAATGTTACAGTAATTGGACCTGCAACTGTTGGTGCTATCGCTCCAGGTGCATTTAAAATTGCAAATGTTGGTGGAACAATTGAAAATATCGTAAATTCAAAACTTCACCGAGCAGGTTCTTGCGGACTTGTTACGAGAAGTGGAGGACTTTTCAACGAACTTTCAAACATCATCTCAATCAATGCTGACGGTATAGCTGAAGGTGTTGCAATTGGTGGTGATAGATTTGTTGGTTCTGTTTTCATTGACAATATGCTACGAATGGAGAACAATCCAGAAGTAAAATATATGGTGCTTCTTGGTGAAGTTGGTGGAACTGAAGAGTACAAAGTAATTGAGGCTATCAAAAGCGGAAAAATTACAAAACCAGTTATTGCTTGGTGTATTGGAACAATTGCAGAGCATTTCTCAACTGGTGTTCAATTTGGACATGCGGGAGCTTCGGCAAATGCTGAAATGGAAACAGCTGTTTATAAAAACAAAGCTATGGCAGAAGCTGGAATTCATGTTCCTGCAAGTTTCAACGACTTACCTGCTAAAATCAAAGAAGTTTATGAGTCTCTAAATATTCCTGCGATTGAAGAGCCTGCATTAAAAACTGTTCCAAAAACTAGAAAAAGCAAAAACTTTATCTGTACAATTTCTGACGACCGAGGCGACGAAGCTACTTATGCTGGTTTCCCAATCTCAAGTGTTGCTACTCCTGATACAGGAAAAGGAATTGGTGATGTTGTTTCTCTACTTTGGTTCAAAAAACAGTATCCGAAATGGGCGACAGATTTCATCGAAACAGTTATGAAAACAGTTGCTGACCACGGTCCAGCAGTTTCTGGTGCTCACAATGCAAAAGTTACAGCCCGAGCAGGAAAATCAGTTGTTGAGTCTCTCGTAACAGGTCTTCTTACAATTGGTCCAAGATTTGGTGGTGCTATTGATGGTGCTGCTCAATACTTTAAATATGCTGATGACAACAATCTTTCTCCAAAAGAGTTCTTAGCTTATATGAAAAAAGAGGGTGTGCCAATTCCAGGTATCGGACATAGAATTAAATCTCTCCGAAATCCTGACTTACGAGTTGAGGGTCTTAAGAAATTTGCTAATGAGCATTTCCCATCGACTCCACTTCTTGATTATGCTCTCACTGTTGAGCAACTCACAACTTCTAAGAAAGATAACTTGATCCTAAATGTTGATGGAACAATTGGAATTCTTATGGTTGATATGTGGAGAGCATTGGGATATTCTGAAACTGAAATTGATGAATTTATCTCAAGTGGAACATTGAATGCATTCTTTATTGTTGGTAGAAGTATTGGATTTATTGGTCATATTCTTGACGAAAAAAGACTTGCAATGCCGATGTATAGACACGATATGAACGACATTCTTTATGATGTTCCAGAGGCTGAAGAGATTTAGTTTTTATACTGAATTTTTCTTTTTTCCCCTTGAGAGGGGAAAATTATTACTCAATTTGCTTTGGCTCATTACTTTTAAGTGAGAATATATTTTTAATATCAATATCATTATTCTTTTTATAAAAATTAGCTAATTCGTCAATTTCTGTTTCCATATTGTTTAAATTGTTTATTTTTTCTAAAGTATTAAATAGTTCGTCTATAAAAGGTTCTAATTCATATAAATTAATCTTTTTTACGTTTTTTGAAGTAATATGAAAATATATTTGCTGTGTATTACTTTCGCTCTTAAACCATTTCAAAAAATCAGTCATTGAATTAAAATCATCATATACAATATACTTATCTATTTTATCTATACCATTTTCAGAAATGAATAAATTCATATACAATTCTAGAGATAAAGTTTCACGATAAATTTTTTGGATTTCATCATGTAAAAAAGATATGTAACTCTCTGTAATGTTATCATTTAAGGATTTTTCACCATGCAACCAAAATAAACTCATTCTATGGATAAATATAATTTCAATATATGCATTAACTGTATTAATAAAATCAATATTTTTTACAAGATCACTATTCCTTATAAAATTATTAATACCTGTCTTAAAATTTGCTAAAGCATTCCTACTTTTTGAATTTAATTCACTTAATTGATTTTTGTAATTTTGATAGTTGTATAAACTGTCGATAATTTGTAAATACTCTGTATTTAAGTTATTTATCATTAAGGTGTGTTTATCATCTTTAATTGCATTAATAACCTCTGAAATATCAATTTTATATACATATGTATTATTACATTGAACTTAATGTAGGTGGAATATAATTACTTTGAGAAGTGTTAGATTTTTGGTGCTTTACAATTCTACCATCTTGATCTCTAATAATATTAACAGGATTTTTTTTAAAAGTTCCATCTTCTATACCTTTTTCAATCATACTATCTGTAATTATTTTCATCTACAATCTAACCTCAATCTTATCATTAACAAACTGATGAATTAAAGAAGAAATCAAAGTTTGATAAGGAATAGACAACTCAACACCTTTGCTCTTAATTTTAGTCAAATCAGTTTCAGTAAGTCGAACACTAATTTTTTGGCTTTTTTTAGTGTAACTTGCAGAAGCCTCTTTTAAAAAATCCAACTCTTCATTAAAATTGGAAACTCTCTGAAAATTATCATTTTCAATATCCTCTAAAATATCTTGCTCATATTTATCAAACTCCATTTTCTTCACCTTTCAAATATCGTTTTGTCATTTTCCTGCTTGGAACAATAGTTTTCAGAAAAATCTTTATTTCATCTCTAACAAATGGGACAACATAAATATAGTTGCTAATATTTACAATCATCATCTTTTGATTTGGATATTTTTCCAAATTTGTATGATTAATAATATCTAAAACTTTGTTGTTTTCAATAGCTACAATAATATCTTCAAAAGAGATGTTTCGTTGCTGTTTTAATATTCTATTTTTCTCTTTGCTAAATTGTATATCCATAAGCCTTCTTTTACAGTGCAAATTTTAGCATAAATTTTCTATAATTAAGAATTCCACTCTTACATACATATACGAGAAGATAAACAACCTTAAGAATTGAAGACTCAACTTACCAACAAGCAAAAGAGATTTTATCCCAAACTATAAATTGGATTTAGAGTTTTAGCAATTTTCTGATGAATATCTTTTATAAGTGTGTCATCTACAAAGCCAATCTTTTTAATAAACCTTTGATGAGAAAGATTCTTAATCTGAAAACAGTCTATTCCAGAAACTTTACTTAAACCATTTCTATTATTTGGCTCAATCTTAATTAACCAAGGATAGTTTGAAAACTTCTCATTCCAATTCGTAATTGGCACAACTGTTTTAAGTGGTAGATTTCCGATAATATCAGAACTAACAATAATTGTAGGACGAACTTTTTTTATCTCTTCACCAACTTGAGGATTAAACTCAATAAGCCAAATTTCACCCTGCTTAATATTCAAAAATCTCTCCACTATCTTTTCCAAAATCAGTAGTTTTCAGATATTCACTATCTTCACAAGCAAGTTTCGAAGCTTTTTCCCATCTCTCCAACTCTTTTCTTTCCACAAATTCTCTAATCGCTTCATTGTACAAAGCTGATAAAGATTTACTCACATCATCTTTAACTTCTAACATTCTCTCTTTTAAATCTATTGACAAATTAAAAGTAACTTTTTCCACTTTAACCATAAAATTTAACCATACTTTTTTACCGTTAATAATATCAAAATAATTT from Thiovulum sp. ES includes these protein-coding regions:
- a CDS encoding polyphosphate kinase 2, PA0141 family (PFAM: Polyphosphate kinase 2 (PPK2)~TIGRFAM: polyphosphate kinase 2, PA0141 family), producing the protein MEANPEYIFHNGKRVKLIELLDKYESLQELEEKIFTKESKADRKLREIKELKPYQAELIKLQKHIEDNNMKMVILFEGRDAAGKGGTIRRVTRYMNEKHYRVVALGKPTDEERGQWYYQRYVKNLPRSGEIVLFDRSWYNRAMVEPVFGFCTEQQYHTFMNGVVNFEKDLINHQTIFIKLYFSVTKDEQKRRFDRRHTDILRQWKLSEIDLQAQDRWDDFTKMKYEMLRQTHTHENPWTIIRSDNKHLARMEAMKVILNSIHYKDRDLNVNYKLNPDIVVSGAREVELMNRQLEEEGRFTH
- a CDS encoding putative membrane protein (PFAM: Protein of unknown function (DUF805)); the protein is MDWKEFYFSPKGRINRKLFWLGPNNLESWFLGLNLITLGIFGLLSLILVYIPIIKHYKELSTKIEPIILLFPIVNLIYIRAVVHIKRLHDLDKSGWIYLIGIILSAFLPLLYLIYILYVGVFKGTEGENHFGEDPLLANRE
- a CDS encoding ATP-citrate lyase, beta subunit AclB (PFAM: CoA-ligase; Citrate synthase): MGALFTKDTQAIFWNNNKSAIQRMLDYDYTIGREKPSVAGIVAPTSSNKFDKFFYGADEVMIPLYKNTTEATKAQPQADVLLNFASFRTAYDVTMEALNLDAFKTIMITAEGIPERLARGMNEFAHSKNVTVIGPATVGAIAPGAFKIANVGGTIENIVNSKLHRAGSCGLVTRSGGLFNELSNIISINADGIAEGVAIGGDRFVGSVFIDNMLRMENNPEVKYMVLLGEVGGTEEYKVIEAIKSGKITKPVIAWCIGTIAEHFSTGVQFGHAGASANAEMETAVYKNKAMAEAGIHVPASFNDLPAKIKEVYESLNIPAIEEPALKTVPKTRKSKNFICTISDDRGDEATYAGFPISSVATPDTGKGIGDVVSLLWFKKQYPKWATDFIETVMKTVADHGPAVSGAHNAKVTARAGKSVVESLVTGLLTIGPRFGGAIDGAAQYFKYADDNNLSPKEFLAYMKKEGVPIPGIGHRIKSLRNPDLRVEGLKKFANEHFPSTPLLDYALTVEQLTTSKKDNLILNVDGTIGILMVDMWRALGYSETEIDEFISSGTLNAFFIVGRSIGFIGHILDEKRLAMPMYRHDMNDILYDVPEAEEI
- a CDS encoding growth inhibitor (PFAM: PemK-like protein), producing MNIKQGEIWLIEFNPQVGEEIKKVRPTIIVSSDIIGNLPLKTVVPITNWNEKFSNYPWLIKIEPNNRNGLSKVSGIDCFQIKNLSHQRFIKKIGFVDDTLIKDIHQKIAKTLNPIYSLG
- a CDS encoding ATP-citrate lyase, alpha subunit AclA (PFAM: ATP-grasp domain), which encodes MAQKSIREFDAKSILAKHWDKYFPNFSYAYETVLVESGEELKKCADEKGWLNEKTLVAKPDMLFGKRGKNGLVLFRDQAVGDVKLEKASSWISEKADGRQKVYFSFDGDTPKGEPKEDLLTHFVVEPFTPHTQEEEYYISATVVGNDDILYMSAEGGMEVEEGWDDKVVEVKFAITDTEEDIEARIRANIPADVAEKDKENFANFAIGFFKAYRELNFAYLEINPFVMQGTKIELLDMVAKLDDTAGFMMVDEWGDVAYPTAFGMEEKSPEVKAIEEADSKSGASLKLTILNPKGRIWTMVAGGGASVVYADTIADFAVANGGSIDDLANYGEYSGGPTTGETKFYADTVIDLMTREPDEKGKILIIGGAIANFTDVAKTFTGIIQSFEQNVEKMKANNLKIYVRRGGPNYEKGLKDIKEAADRLGLYIEVYGPETHVTDIVRMALEA